CTCTCAAGGCGATGGGCATCAAAACGGTGATCAACCTTCGCACGCGCCACGGGAAGAGAGAGGCGGTCGAGGCGGCGGGGATGCGATATGTCGAGATCCCCATGAATTTTATGAAGAGTGTCGACCCGGCGGCAGTGCGGAAGGCGCTGTCGGTGATGACCGACCCGGCGAACCAGCCCGTATTCCTCCACTGCTCCCGCGGGAAGGACCGCGCGGGAGTGGTGGCGGCGGTCTACCGGATGGAGGTCGACGGGTGGAGCATGGCGGAGGCGGAGGCGGAGATGGAAGCTTTCGGCTTCCACGAGGTTTGGTTCCAGCTCAAAAAGTTTGTTCGCCGATACCCGGTAAATCCATAGACACGCCTATTAAAGCCCCTGCATGACCCGCACCAGGCGCTGCCGCACCTCGCCCGCGATCCGGCTGACCTCGGCCCTGTTCACGAGATCCAGCACCGCGTTGGGATCCATGAATTCCACGTGAACCTTTCCCGCGGCATCCTGTCGCACCACGACGTTGCACGGGAGCAGGAGACCGATCGACGGCTCCGCTTCCAGCGCCCGGTGCGCCAACGGGGGGTTGCACGCCCCCAGGATGCGGTAGGGCGGCATCTCGTGGTTGAGCTTCTTCTTCAGGGTCGCCGCCACATCGATGTCCGTGAGCACCCCGAAACCCTCTTTCTGCAGTTCCTGCGTCA
The sequence above is a segment of the Deltaproteobacteria bacterium genome. Coding sequences within it:
- a CDS encoding tyrosine-protein phosphatase produces the protein MEFIVIERTATGKRSFAGRILRVAALLLLFGGLAPPEVSPGPADVPGDPSSRGGMVGDNSFLLPGNVRVSERLFGLPGLTNVGRVAPGIFRGAQPEPEGYATLKAMGIKTVINLRTRHGKREAVEAAGMRYVEIPMNFMKSVDPAAVRKALSVMTDPANQPVFLHCSRGKDRAGVVAAVYRMEVDGWSMAEAEAEMEAFGFHEVWFQLKKFVRRYPVNP
- a CDS encoding DUF302 domain-containing protein, encoding MDAKYGFGKTVSLSFDAAVEKVTQELQKEGFGVLTDIDVAATLKKKLNHEMPPYRILGACNPPLAHRALEAEPSIGLLLPCNVVVRQDAAGKVHVEFMDPNAVLDLVNRAEVSRIAGEVRQRLVRVMQGL